AAAATTCTCTCATCTACAAAAAAAGTCAAATACCATATTCTCCAATTCCATATTAACCACGACAAAATAAAGGTTCCATAAAGAGGACTAATAGCTCTCTCATATAAAATGGCACTAATCGATTTTCTTAACTCAGAGATCATGGATTCAGTAATAATATTTGGTAATAAAACTACTAAATTACTTTAATTAACTCTAAAAAGTAAGGGTGAAAATATCTAGTCATATCGCCCCCTAAATCAAAGAGAAAATTTCCCTCAGCCGAGTCACGCTTGCGGACTCTGCTGTACTTCTAGGTTAAATACGGTAGCTTTACCTCATGGCTATAAATGTAAAAATGAATGTACAACACTTTTAAGCAGTTATAGAGTAATACCCCAGAGTCCGATCTGGCGAGCCCCCGCAAGGGGAAAAAACAATCTCAATATTGTTGACAGGTTTTTATCCATTCAAATCCAAAGCATCTATTTCACGGGCCAAAACATGTGATAAACCATTAATAATAGCTTCTATGTTTCGTCTCCCATGAAGAATCGTGGCGATAACAATACCGTTTTCGCCAGTTTTGTAAATAGCAAAATGTTTTCCGACAGGTGCCATACAGAAGGGAAATGACCTATTTTTTCTTAGTATTCCAATTTCAGGATTTTGAGCAATTTTTCCGAAAGCATCGTACAACTCAGACATATAGTTGTCTGTTTGACCTTCACCCCATTTTTCAATAGAATACTTTTCAATTTCTAAAAGGTCTAATATGGCTCTCTTAGTTAGGAAGAACTCAGCCATAATTTATTCCCAATTTTGAAATTGCTTCTGCTTAAAAAGCTCCTTATCTTTTTTCCA
This sequence is a window from Arcticibacterium luteifluviistationis. Protein-coding genes within it:
- a CDS encoding type II toxin-antitoxin system RelE/ParE family toxin is translated as MAEFFLTKRAILDLLEIEKYSIEKWGEGQTDNYMSELYDAFGKIAQNPEIGILRKNRSFPFCMAPVGKHFAIYKTGENGIVIATILHGRRNIEAIINGLSHVLAREIDALDLNG